A single genomic interval of Camelina sativa cultivar DH55 chromosome 11, Cs, whole genome shotgun sequence harbors:
- the LOC104725413 gene encoding sucrose synthase 2-like isoform X1, with the protein MPTGRFETMREWVHDAISAQRNELLSLFSRYVAQGKGILQSHQLIDEFLKTVKVDGTSEDLNKSPFMKVLQSAEEAIVLPPFVATAIRPRPGVREYVRVNVYELSVDHLTVSEYLRFKEELVNGHANGNYLLELDFEPFNATFPRPTRSSSIGNGVQFLNRHLSSIMFRNKESMEPLLEFLRNHKHDGRPMMLNDRIQNIPILQGALARAEEFLSKLPLATPFSEFEFELQGLGFERGWGDTAQKVSEMVHLLLDILQAPDPSVLETFLGMIPMVFNVVILSPHGYFGQANVLGLPDTGGQVVYILDQVRALENEMLLRIQKQGLDVIPKILIVTRLIPEAKGTTCNQRLEKVSGTEHAHILRIPFRTEKGILRKWISRFDVWPYLETFAEDASNEISAELQGVPNLIIGNYSDGNLVASLLASKLGVIQCNIAHALEKTKYPESDIYWRNHEDKYHFSSQFTADLIAMNNADFIITSTYQEIAGSKNNVGQYESHTAFTLPGLYRVVHGIDVFDPKFNIVSPGADMTIYFPYSDKERRLTALHESIEELLFSAEQNDEHV; encoded by the exons atgccGACTGGTAGGTTCGAGACGATGCGTGAATGGGTTCACGACGCCATCTCTGCTCAACGCAATGagctcctctctcttttctccag ATATGTAGCTCAAGGAAAGGGGATACTGCAGTCCCACCAGCTGATTGATGAGTTCCTTAAGACTGTCAAAGTTGATGGAACAAGTGAAGATCTTAACAAGAGCCCATTCATGAAAGTTCTGCAGTCTGCAGAG GAAGCCATAGTTTTGCCTCCATTTGTTGCGACGGCTATTCGTCCCAGACCTGGTGTTAGGGAATATGTCCGTGTGAATGTGTACGAGCTGAGCGTAGATCATTTAACTGTTTCTGAATATCTTAGGTTTAAGGAAGAGCTTGTTAATGGCCA TGCCAATGGAAATTATCTTCTTGAGCTTGATTTTGAACCTTTCAATGCCACATTTCCTCGCCCAACTCGGTCATCATCCATTGGGAATGGTGTTCAGTTCCTTAACCGTCACCTCTCGTCCATTATGTTTCGGAACAAAGAAAGCATGGAGCCTTTGCTTGAGTTTCTCCGCAATCACAAACATGATGGCCGT CCCATGATGTTGAATGATCGAATACAGAATATCCCCATACTTCAGGGAGCTTTGGCAAGGGCAGAGGAGTTCCTTTCTAAACTTCCTCTGGCGACACCATTCTCTGAATTCGAATTTGA ACTACAAGGGCTGGGATTTGAAAGGGGTTGGGGTGACACAGCACAGAAGGTTTCAGAAATGGTGCATCTCCTTCTGGACATACTCCAGGCACCTGATCCTTCCGTCTTGGAGACGTTTCTTGGAATGATTCCTATGGTGTTCAATGTTGTGATTTTGTCTCCGCATGGTTACTTTGGCCAAGCCAATGTCTTGGGTCTGCCTGATACTGGTGGACAG GTTGTGTACATTCTTGATCAAGTACGTGCTTTAGAAAATGAAATGCTCCTTAGGATACAGAAGCAAGGCCTGGATGTCATTCCAAAGATTCTCATT GTAACAAGGTTGATACCCGAAGCAAAAGGAACAACGTGCAACCAGAGGTTAGAAAAAGTTAGTGGTACAGAACACGCACACATTCTGCGTATACCATTTAGGACTGAAAAAGGCATTCTTCGCAAGTGGATCTCGAGGTTTGATGTCTGGCCATACCTGGAGACTTTTGCAGAG GATGCATCAAACGAAATTTCTGCAGAGTTGCAGGGTGTACCAAATCTCATCATTGGCAACTACAGTGACGGAAATCTTGTTGCTTCTTTGTTAGCTAGTAAGCTAGGCGTGATACA GTGTAATATTGCTCATGCTTTAGAGAAAACCAAGTACCCTGAGTCTGACATTTACTGGAGAAACCATGAAGATAAGTATCATTTTTCAAGTCAGTTCACTGCAGATCTAATTGCCATGAATAATGCTGATTTCATCATCACCAGCACATACCAAGAGATTGCGGGAAG CAAGAATAATGTTGGGCAATACGAGAGCCACACAGCTTTCACTCTTCCTGGTCTTTACCGAGTTGTTCATGGAATCGATGTCTTTGACCCCAAGTTTAACATAGTCTCTCCAGGAGCTGATATGACCATATACTTTCCATATTCTGACAAGGAAAGAAGACTCACTGCCCTTCATGAGTCAATTGAAGAACTCCTCTTTAGCGCAGAACAGAATGATGAGCATGTGTAA
- the LOC104725413 gene encoding sucrose synthase 2-like isoform X2 produces MPTGRFETMREWVHDAISAQRNELLSLFSRYVAQGKGILQSHQLIDEFLKTVKVDGTSEDLNKSPFMKVLQSAEEAIVLPPFVATAIRPRPGVREYVRVNVYELSVDHLTVSEYLRFKEELVNGHANGNYLLELDFEPFNATFPRPTRSSSIGNGVQFLNRHLSSIMFRNKESMEPLLEFLRNHKHDGRPMMLNDRIQNIPILQGALARAEEFLSKLPLATPFSEFEFELQGLGFERGWGDTAQKVSEMVHLLLDILQAPDPSVLETFLGMIPMVFNVVILSPHGYFGQANVLGLPDTGGQVVYILDQVRALENEMLLRIQKQGLDVIPKILIVTRLIPEAKGTTCNQRLEKVSGTEHAHILRIPFRTEKGILRKWISRFDVWPYLETFAEDASNEISAELQGVPNLIIGNYSDGNLVASLLASKLGVIQCNIAHALEKTKYPESDIYWRNHEDKYHFSSQFTADLIAMNNADFIITSTYQEIAGRIMLGNTRATQLSLFLVFTELFMESMSLTPSLT; encoded by the exons atgccGACTGGTAGGTTCGAGACGATGCGTGAATGGGTTCACGACGCCATCTCTGCTCAACGCAATGagctcctctctcttttctccag ATATGTAGCTCAAGGAAAGGGGATACTGCAGTCCCACCAGCTGATTGATGAGTTCCTTAAGACTGTCAAAGTTGATGGAACAAGTGAAGATCTTAACAAGAGCCCATTCATGAAAGTTCTGCAGTCTGCAGAG GAAGCCATAGTTTTGCCTCCATTTGTTGCGACGGCTATTCGTCCCAGACCTGGTGTTAGGGAATATGTCCGTGTGAATGTGTACGAGCTGAGCGTAGATCATTTAACTGTTTCTGAATATCTTAGGTTTAAGGAAGAGCTTGTTAATGGCCA TGCCAATGGAAATTATCTTCTTGAGCTTGATTTTGAACCTTTCAATGCCACATTTCCTCGCCCAACTCGGTCATCATCCATTGGGAATGGTGTTCAGTTCCTTAACCGTCACCTCTCGTCCATTATGTTTCGGAACAAAGAAAGCATGGAGCCTTTGCTTGAGTTTCTCCGCAATCACAAACATGATGGCCGT CCCATGATGTTGAATGATCGAATACAGAATATCCCCATACTTCAGGGAGCTTTGGCAAGGGCAGAGGAGTTCCTTTCTAAACTTCCTCTGGCGACACCATTCTCTGAATTCGAATTTGA ACTACAAGGGCTGGGATTTGAAAGGGGTTGGGGTGACACAGCACAGAAGGTTTCAGAAATGGTGCATCTCCTTCTGGACATACTCCAGGCACCTGATCCTTCCGTCTTGGAGACGTTTCTTGGAATGATTCCTATGGTGTTCAATGTTGTGATTTTGTCTCCGCATGGTTACTTTGGCCAAGCCAATGTCTTGGGTCTGCCTGATACTGGTGGACAG GTTGTGTACATTCTTGATCAAGTACGTGCTTTAGAAAATGAAATGCTCCTTAGGATACAGAAGCAAGGCCTGGATGTCATTCCAAAGATTCTCATT GTAACAAGGTTGATACCCGAAGCAAAAGGAACAACGTGCAACCAGAGGTTAGAAAAAGTTAGTGGTACAGAACACGCACACATTCTGCGTATACCATTTAGGACTGAAAAAGGCATTCTTCGCAAGTGGATCTCGAGGTTTGATGTCTGGCCATACCTGGAGACTTTTGCAGAG GATGCATCAAACGAAATTTCTGCAGAGTTGCAGGGTGTACCAAATCTCATCATTGGCAACTACAGTGACGGAAATCTTGTTGCTTCTTTGTTAGCTAGTAAGCTAGGCGTGATACA GTGTAATATTGCTCATGCTTTAGAGAAAACCAAGTACCCTGAGTCTGACATTTACTGGAGAAACCATGAAGATAAGTATCATTTTTCAAGTCAGTTCACTGCAGATCTAATTGCCATGAATAATGCTGATTTCATCATCACCAGCACATACCAAGAGATTGCGGGAAG AATAATGTTGGGCAATACGAGAGCCACACAGCTTTCACTCTTCCTGGTCTTTACCGAGTTGTTCATGGAATCGATGTCTTTGACCCCAAGTTTAACATAG
- the LOC104725413 gene encoding sucrose synthase 2-like isoform X3, with amino-acid sequence MPTGRFETMREWVHDAISAQRNELLSLFSRYVAQGKGILQSHQLIDEFLKTVKVDGTSEDLNKSPFMKVLQSAEEAIVLPPFVATAIRPRPGVREYVRVNVYELSVDHLTVSEYLRFKEELVNGHANGNYLLELDFEPFNATFPRPTRSSSIGNGVQFLNRHLSSIMFRNKESMEPLLEFLRNHKHDGRPMMLNDRIQNIPILQGALARAEEFLSKLPLATPFSEFEFELQGLGFERGWGDTAQKVSEMVHLLLDILQAPDPSVLETFLGMIPMVFNVVILSPHGYFGQANVLGLPDTGGQVVYILDQVRALENEMLLRIQKQGLDVIPKILIVTRLIPEAKGTTCNQRLEKVSGTEHAHILRIPFRTEKGILRKWISRFDVWPYLETFAEDASNEISAELQGVPNLIIGNYSDGNLVASLLASKLGVIQRKPSTLSLTFTGETMKISIIFQVSSLQI; translated from the exons atgccGACTGGTAGGTTCGAGACGATGCGTGAATGGGTTCACGACGCCATCTCTGCTCAACGCAATGagctcctctctcttttctccag ATATGTAGCTCAAGGAAAGGGGATACTGCAGTCCCACCAGCTGATTGATGAGTTCCTTAAGACTGTCAAAGTTGATGGAACAAGTGAAGATCTTAACAAGAGCCCATTCATGAAAGTTCTGCAGTCTGCAGAG GAAGCCATAGTTTTGCCTCCATTTGTTGCGACGGCTATTCGTCCCAGACCTGGTGTTAGGGAATATGTCCGTGTGAATGTGTACGAGCTGAGCGTAGATCATTTAACTGTTTCTGAATATCTTAGGTTTAAGGAAGAGCTTGTTAATGGCCA TGCCAATGGAAATTATCTTCTTGAGCTTGATTTTGAACCTTTCAATGCCACATTTCCTCGCCCAACTCGGTCATCATCCATTGGGAATGGTGTTCAGTTCCTTAACCGTCACCTCTCGTCCATTATGTTTCGGAACAAAGAAAGCATGGAGCCTTTGCTTGAGTTTCTCCGCAATCACAAACATGATGGCCGT CCCATGATGTTGAATGATCGAATACAGAATATCCCCATACTTCAGGGAGCTTTGGCAAGGGCAGAGGAGTTCCTTTCTAAACTTCCTCTGGCGACACCATTCTCTGAATTCGAATTTGA ACTACAAGGGCTGGGATTTGAAAGGGGTTGGGGTGACACAGCACAGAAGGTTTCAGAAATGGTGCATCTCCTTCTGGACATACTCCAGGCACCTGATCCTTCCGTCTTGGAGACGTTTCTTGGAATGATTCCTATGGTGTTCAATGTTGTGATTTTGTCTCCGCATGGTTACTTTGGCCAAGCCAATGTCTTGGGTCTGCCTGATACTGGTGGACAG GTTGTGTACATTCTTGATCAAGTACGTGCTTTAGAAAATGAAATGCTCCTTAGGATACAGAAGCAAGGCCTGGATGTCATTCCAAAGATTCTCATT GTAACAAGGTTGATACCCGAAGCAAAAGGAACAACGTGCAACCAGAGGTTAGAAAAAGTTAGTGGTACAGAACACGCACACATTCTGCGTATACCATTTAGGACTGAAAAAGGCATTCTTCGCAAGTGGATCTCGAGGTTTGATGTCTGGCCATACCTGGAGACTTTTGCAGAG GATGCATCAAACGAAATTTCTGCAGAGTTGCAGGGTGTACCAAATCTCATCATTGGCAACTACAGTGACGGAAATCTTGTTGCTTCTTTGTTAGCTAGTAAGCTAGGCGTGATACAG AGAAAACCAAGTACCCTGAGTCTGACATTTACTGGAGAAACCATGAAGATAAGTATCATTTTTCAAGTCAGTTCACTGCAGATCTAA
- the LOC104725414 gene encoding uncharacterized protein LOC104725414, translated as MAFCSKLSRLVRQSENASMIGSIRSFSAEATHHRYHQETHNFLEPESYIGSWEAPKDPKDADRRDYAKKVTVYRNEYIHEIEMLRVEKQAKDEARLLAERAANEERRRLKAEAAKVRAEERKIFFCRNVVIKTKLKYLT; from the coding sequence atggctTTTTGCAGTAAGCTAAGCCGACTCGTGAGGCAGAGTGAGAACGCTTCCATGATTGGGTCTATCAGGTCTTTCTCTGCGGAGGCCACTCACCATAGATACCACCAGGAGACTCACAACTTTCTTGAGCCAGAAAGCTATATTGGTAGCTGGGAAGCTCCAAAGGATCCGAAAGACGCAGATAGGAGAGATTATGCAAAGAAAGTTACAGTGTATCGTAATGAGTACATTCATGAGATTGAGATGCTTCGTGTTGAGAAGCAGGCTAAGGATGAGGCTAGGTTGTTGGCTGAACGAGCTGCGAATGAGGAGAGGAGACGGTTGAAGGCTGAGGCTGCTAAGGTTAGGGCTGAGGAacgtaagatttttttttgcagaaacgttgttataaaaacaaaattgaaatatcTGAcgtaa
- the LOC104725415 gene encoding probable polygalacturonase isoform X2 yields MMPVELVLLVALSCVIPIYGGVCDQRPKMREHIMRITEFGAVGDGKTLNTLAFQNAVFSLKSYADKGGAQLFVPPGRWLTGSFNLTSHITLFLDKDAVILASQDPSHWQVVDPLPSYGQGVDLPGKRYMSLINGDTLHDVIITGDNGTIDGQGLVWWDRFNTNSLEYSRPHLIEFVSSENVFVSNLTFLNAPAYTIHSVYSNNVYIHNVTANTSPESPYTIGIVPDSSVNMCIQDSTIKMGYDAISLKSGWDQYGISYARATANVEIRNVHLGGASGSSISFGSEMSGGISDVEVKDVHIHNSLTGIAFRTTKGRGGYIKEIDISNVHMVNVGTAFIANGSFGTHPDSGFDENAFPLVSHIRLHDMVGENISIAGGFFGTKESPFTSIILSNISLSIKNSDSPVDSWQCSYVDGSSESVVPEPCPELKSFDSDYGRAESL; encoded by the exons ATGATGCCA GTGGAACTAGTTTTGTTGGTGGCATTGAGCTGTGTGATTCCGATTTACGGCGGCGTATGTGATCAGAGACCGAAGATGAGAGAACACATAATGAGAATTACGGAGTTTGGTGCTGTGGGAGATGGTAAAACGTTGAACACACTTGCATTTCAGAATGCTGTCTTCTCTCTTAAGTCTTATGCCGATAAAGGTGGTGCTCAGCTTTTTGTTCCTCCCGGACGCTGGCTCACTGGTAGTTTCAATCTCACTAGTCATATCACTCTCTTTCTCGACAAAGACGCCGTCATACTTGCCTCCCAG GATCCATCGCATTGGCAAGTAGTGGATCCATTACCGTCGTATGGACAGGGCGTTGATCTACCAGGGAAGAGATACATGAGTTTGATAAACGGTGATACGCTACATGATGTAATAATAACAG GTGATAATGGTACTATAGATGGACAAGGCCTGGTTTGGTGGGATCGGTTTAATACCAATTCTTTAGAGTACAGTCGCCCTCACCTCATTGAGTTCGTCTCTTCCGAAAATGTCTTTGTCTCAAATCTTACGTTCTTGAATGCTCCTGCTTATACTATCCATTCGGTTTATTCTAA CAATGTATACATTCATAATGTAACAGCTAACACTTCTCCTGAATCTCCTTATACCATCGGCATTGTCCCAG attcttctgtaAATATGTGTATCCAAGATTCTACAATCAAGATGGGGTATGATGCAATTTCCCTTAAAAGTGGTTGGGACCAATACGGTATTTCGTATGCAAGAGCTACTGCAAACGTCGAGATAAGAAATGTTCACCTCGGAGGAGCTTCTGGTTCCTCCATTTCCTTTGGTAGTGAAATGTCTGGTGGCATATCTGATGTCGAGGTCAAAGATGTTCACATACACAACTCGTTAACCGGGATTGCCTTTAGAACAACAAAAGGAAGAGGAGGTTACATAAAAGAGATTGATATCTCCAACGTCCATATGGTTAACGTTGGTACTGCGTTTATAGCCAATGGTAGCTTCGGCACTCATCCGGATTCTGGTTTCGACGAAAATGCTTTCCCGCTCGTGAGTCACATCAGATTACATGACATGGTTGGAGAAAACATCAGCATCGCCGGGGGTTTCTTTGGAACCAAAGAGTCTCCTTTCACATCGATTATCTTATCGAACATCTCTCTGTCGATCAAGAACTCGGATTCTCCTGTTGATTCTTGGCAATGCTCGTATGTTGACGGGTCATCAGAATCCGTAGTCCCTGAACCATGCCCTGAGCTAAAGAGTTTTGATAGTGACTATGGTAGAGCTGAGTCCTTATGA
- the LOC104725415 gene encoding probable polygalacturonase isoform X1: protein MFCFFLQVELVLLVALSCVIPIYGGVCDQRPKMREHIMRITEFGAVGDGKTLNTLAFQNAVFSLKSYADKGGAQLFVPPGRWLTGSFNLTSHITLFLDKDAVILASQDPSHWQVVDPLPSYGQGVDLPGKRYMSLINGDTLHDVIITGDNGTIDGQGLVWWDRFNTNSLEYSRPHLIEFVSSENVFVSNLTFLNAPAYTIHSVYSNNVYIHNVTANTSPESPYTIGIVPDSSVNMCIQDSTIKMGYDAISLKSGWDQYGISYARATANVEIRNVHLGGASGSSISFGSEMSGGISDVEVKDVHIHNSLTGIAFRTTKGRGGYIKEIDISNVHMVNVGTAFIANGSFGTHPDSGFDENAFPLVSHIRLHDMVGENISIAGGFFGTKESPFTSIILSNISLSIKNSDSPVDSWQCSYVDGSSESVVPEPCPELKSFDSDYGRAESL, encoded by the exons atgttttgttttttcttgcagGTGGAACTAGTTTTGTTGGTGGCATTGAGCTGTGTGATTCCGATTTACGGCGGCGTATGTGATCAGAGACCGAAGATGAGAGAACACATAATGAGAATTACGGAGTTTGGTGCTGTGGGAGATGGTAAAACGTTGAACACACTTGCATTTCAGAATGCTGTCTTCTCTCTTAAGTCTTATGCCGATAAAGGTGGTGCTCAGCTTTTTGTTCCTCCCGGACGCTGGCTCACTGGTAGTTTCAATCTCACTAGTCATATCACTCTCTTTCTCGACAAAGACGCCGTCATACTTGCCTCCCAG GATCCATCGCATTGGCAAGTAGTGGATCCATTACCGTCGTATGGACAGGGCGTTGATCTACCAGGGAAGAGATACATGAGTTTGATAAACGGTGATACGCTACATGATGTAATAATAACAG GTGATAATGGTACTATAGATGGACAAGGCCTGGTTTGGTGGGATCGGTTTAATACCAATTCTTTAGAGTACAGTCGCCCTCACCTCATTGAGTTCGTCTCTTCCGAAAATGTCTTTGTCTCAAATCTTACGTTCTTGAATGCTCCTGCTTATACTATCCATTCGGTTTATTCTAA CAATGTATACATTCATAATGTAACAGCTAACACTTCTCCTGAATCTCCTTATACCATCGGCATTGTCCCAG attcttctgtaAATATGTGTATCCAAGATTCTACAATCAAGATGGGGTATGATGCAATTTCCCTTAAAAGTGGTTGGGACCAATACGGTATTTCGTATGCAAGAGCTACTGCAAACGTCGAGATAAGAAATGTTCACCTCGGAGGAGCTTCTGGTTCCTCCATTTCCTTTGGTAGTGAAATGTCTGGTGGCATATCTGATGTCGAGGTCAAAGATGTTCACATACACAACTCGTTAACCGGGATTGCCTTTAGAACAACAAAAGGAAGAGGAGGTTACATAAAAGAGATTGATATCTCCAACGTCCATATGGTTAACGTTGGTACTGCGTTTATAGCCAATGGTAGCTTCGGCACTCATCCGGATTCTGGTTTCGACGAAAATGCTTTCCCGCTCGTGAGTCACATCAGATTACATGACATGGTTGGAGAAAACATCAGCATCGCCGGGGGTTTCTTTGGAACCAAAGAGTCTCCTTTCACATCGATTATCTTATCGAACATCTCTCTGTCGATCAAGAACTCGGATTCTCCTGTTGATTCTTGGCAATGCTCGTATGTTGACGGGTCATCAGAATCCGTAGTCCCTGAACCATGCCCTGAGCTAAAGAGTTTTGATAGTGACTATGGTAGAGCTGAGTCCTTATGA
- the LOC104725415 gene encoding probable polygalacturonase isoform X3 has translation MREHIMRITEFGAVGDGKTLNTLAFQNAVFSLKSYADKGGAQLFVPPGRWLTGSFNLTSHITLFLDKDAVILASQDPSHWQVVDPLPSYGQGVDLPGKRYMSLINGDTLHDVIITGDNGTIDGQGLVWWDRFNTNSLEYSRPHLIEFVSSENVFVSNLTFLNAPAYTIHSVYSNNVYIHNVTANTSPESPYTIGIVPDSSVNMCIQDSTIKMGYDAISLKSGWDQYGISYARATANVEIRNVHLGGASGSSISFGSEMSGGISDVEVKDVHIHNSLTGIAFRTTKGRGGYIKEIDISNVHMVNVGTAFIANGSFGTHPDSGFDENAFPLVSHIRLHDMVGENISIAGGFFGTKESPFTSIILSNISLSIKNSDSPVDSWQCSYVDGSSESVVPEPCPELKSFDSDYGRAESL, from the exons ATGAGAGAACACATAATGAGAATTACGGAGTTTGGTGCTGTGGGAGATGGTAAAACGTTGAACACACTTGCATTTCAGAATGCTGTCTTCTCTCTTAAGTCTTATGCCGATAAAGGTGGTGCTCAGCTTTTTGTTCCTCCCGGACGCTGGCTCACTGGTAGTTTCAATCTCACTAGTCATATCACTCTCTTTCTCGACAAAGACGCCGTCATACTTGCCTCCCAG GATCCATCGCATTGGCAAGTAGTGGATCCATTACCGTCGTATGGACAGGGCGTTGATCTACCAGGGAAGAGATACATGAGTTTGATAAACGGTGATACGCTACATGATGTAATAATAACAG GTGATAATGGTACTATAGATGGACAAGGCCTGGTTTGGTGGGATCGGTTTAATACCAATTCTTTAGAGTACAGTCGCCCTCACCTCATTGAGTTCGTCTCTTCCGAAAATGTCTTTGTCTCAAATCTTACGTTCTTGAATGCTCCTGCTTATACTATCCATTCGGTTTATTCTAA CAATGTATACATTCATAATGTAACAGCTAACACTTCTCCTGAATCTCCTTATACCATCGGCATTGTCCCAG attcttctgtaAATATGTGTATCCAAGATTCTACAATCAAGATGGGGTATGATGCAATTTCCCTTAAAAGTGGTTGGGACCAATACGGTATTTCGTATGCAAGAGCTACTGCAAACGTCGAGATAAGAAATGTTCACCTCGGAGGAGCTTCTGGTTCCTCCATTTCCTTTGGTAGTGAAATGTCTGGTGGCATATCTGATGTCGAGGTCAAAGATGTTCACATACACAACTCGTTAACCGGGATTGCCTTTAGAACAACAAAAGGAAGAGGAGGTTACATAAAAGAGATTGATATCTCCAACGTCCATATGGTTAACGTTGGTACTGCGTTTATAGCCAATGGTAGCTTCGGCACTCATCCGGATTCTGGTTTCGACGAAAATGCTTTCCCGCTCGTGAGTCACATCAGATTACATGACATGGTTGGAGAAAACATCAGCATCGCCGGGGGTTTCTTTGGAACCAAAGAGTCTCCTTTCACATCGATTATCTTATCGAACATCTCTCTGTCGATCAAGAACTCGGATTCTCCTGTTGATTCTTGGCAATGCTCGTATGTTGACGGGTCATCAGAATCCGTAGTCCCTGAACCATGCCCTGAGCTAAAGAGTTTTGATAGTGACTATGGTAGAGCTGAGTCCTTATGA